Proteins encoded within one genomic window of Pseudomonas cannabina:
- the trmJ gene encoding tRNA (cytosine(32)/uridine(32)-2'-O)-methyltransferase TrmJ, producing the protein MLQNIRVVLVGTTHPGNIGGAARAMKNMGLARLVLVDPRIFPSPDADARASGATDILEGAQVVATLEEALVGCRLVLGTSARDRSLPWPMLDPRGSGEKVIEQAGEGAEVALVFGREHSGLTNEELQRCHFHVHIPSDPTFSSLNLAAAVQVLSYEVRMAWLAVSSRGEAPKTASAHSAELATMDEMEGFYGHLETTLVDIGFLDPEKPRHLMARLRRLFGRSEVERSELSILRGVLTETQKVARGEPYKRKDQ; encoded by the coding sequence TTGTTGCAGAACATCCGTGTTGTCCTGGTCGGCACTACCCATCCCGGAAATATCGGCGGGGCCGCTCGCGCCATGAAAAACATGGGGCTTGCGCGTCTGGTACTGGTTGATCCGCGTATTTTTCCGTCGCCCGATGCCGATGCGCGGGCGTCTGGCGCCACCGATATTCTTGAAGGCGCGCAAGTTGTTGCGACGCTGGAAGAGGCGCTGGTCGGTTGCCGTCTGGTGCTCGGCACCAGTGCGCGGGATCGCAGCCTGCCCTGGCCGATGCTCGATCCGCGCGGGTCTGGCGAAAAAGTCATCGAGCAGGCCGGGGAGGGCGCCGAGGTGGCGCTGGTCTTCGGTCGCGAGCATTCGGGCCTGACCAACGAAGAGTTGCAGCGTTGTCACTTCCACGTGCACATTCCGTCGGACCCCACGTTCAGCTCGCTCAATCTCGCCGCCGCTGTGCAAGTGCTCAGTTACGAAGTGCGTATGGCCTGGCTGGCCGTGTCTTCGCGGGGCGAAGCGCCCAAAACGGCGTCGGCACACAGTGCCGAGCTGGCGACGATGGACGAGATGGAAGGCTTCTATGGGCATCTGGAAACCACGCTGGTGGACATCGGCTTCCTTGACCCCGAAAAGCCGCGGCACCTGATGGCACGGCTGCGCAGGCTGTTCGGTCGCAGTGAGGTCGAGCGCTCCGAGCTGAGTATTCTGCGCGGTGTGCTCACCGAGACCCAGAAAGTCGCACGCGGCGAACCCTACAAGCGAAAGGATCAGTGA
- a CDS encoding DUF1460 domain-containing protein, translating into MQKISVLVLVSALLAGCGFSEAEIKNGIPDTRSNTEKPVPVNLDAYTSKKLDSVLEAKASSRNLDKGQIIDLISEKFLGAPYRANRLQGAEHTPEQLVIDFRGLDCFTYLDYVEALRKSTSRQMFVKNLIQTRYHDGDVDFLKRKHFFTDWAYSQTQNLADDITTQVSSNTVRVEKRLNERPNGKSYIPGLPVVKRSITYIPSRLVDNKVVSQLRTGDYIGIYASLPGVDVTHVGVFIMTDKGPVLRNASSRKENEKVVDSPFFEYVARKPGIVVFRAKD; encoded by the coding sequence GTGCAAAAAATATCTGTTTTGGTTTTAGTTTCTGCCCTGTTAGCAGGCTGCGGGTTTTCAGAGGCGGAGATAAAAAATGGTATTCCTGACACCCGGTCAAATACAGAAAAACCGGTTCCCGTCAACCTGGACGCTTACACGTCGAAAAAACTGGACTCTGTTCTGGAGGCCAAGGCCAGCAGCCGTAACCTTGATAAAGGTCAGATAATTGACTTGATCTCGGAGAAATTCCTGGGGGCACCGTATCGCGCCAACAGGTTGCAGGGTGCAGAACATACACCTGAACAACTAGTCATCGACTTCAGAGGTCTGGACTGTTTTACATACCTGGACTATGTAGAGGCGTTACGAAAATCGACATCGCGGCAGATGTTTGTAAAAAATTTAATTCAGACGCGTTATCATGACGGTGACGTTGATTTTTTGAAGCGCAAGCATTTTTTTACTGACTGGGCTTACAGTCAAACGCAGAATCTGGCGGATGACATTACTACTCAGGTAAGCTCGAATACAGTACGTGTTGAAAAGCGCCTTAATGAAAGGCCCAATGGCAAGAGCTATATTCCTGGATTGCCAGTCGTTAAACGCAGTATCACCTACATCCCGAGCCGTCTTGTTGATAATAAGGTGGTGAGTCAACTGCGGACGGGTGATTACATCGGCATTTACGCCAGTCTTCCTGGCGTGGATGTGACTCATGTCGGTGTTTTTATCATGACTGACAAGGGCCCTGTTCTACGAAATGCGTCTTCGCGAAAGGAAAATGAAAAGGTAGTGGACTCACCCTTTTTTGAGTATGTGGCGCGAAAGCCGGGGATTGTTGTTTTCAGGGCGAAAGATTAA
- a CDS encoding Hrp-dependent type III effector protein: MSYDIQYAMNTGHSDPLQHMAFVAASVQAGNCDQMADVNLLLLSASNVHTRVALMGASDVGHAYVRIGDARESDKFVVSDAWPEFGRAVRAEDFKLGEGRLHVVREYDAHPNPDTRQQLLNAPKWAQSQVDQHFEANYKQYKGLRGEALAHELLYNSGLTFYKQVHSSKNLGMTYHDPSTSQTVDQSLSMRQFNERLVKAAYPPIEPAQPARAHPDLHMSDAQFANSMDDVDVDVDMDMDVDMYFNDDPYDDRW; this comes from the coding sequence ATGTCTTATGATATTCAATACGCTATGAATACAGGGCATTCAGACCCTTTGCAGCACATGGCATTTGTGGCCGCATCTGTTCAGGCGGGTAACTGTGATCAGATGGCGGACGTCAACTTGTTATTGCTGTCTGCTTCAAATGTCCACACCCGAGTCGCGCTCATGGGCGCGAGCGACGTCGGACACGCCTACGTCAGAATCGGGGATGCACGGGAATCTGACAAATTTGTAGTTTCAGACGCCTGGCCTGAATTTGGCCGTGCCGTTCGGGCAGAAGATTTCAAACTTGGGGAAGGTAGACTACACGTCGTCCGTGAGTATGACGCCCACCCTAATCCTGATACACGTCAACAATTGCTCAATGCTCCGAAGTGGGCACAATCGCAAGTCGATCAACACTTTGAAGCTAACTATAAACAGTACAAAGGCCTTCGAGGAGAGGCATTGGCACACGAGCTACTGTATAATTCGGGCCTGACATTTTATAAGCAGGTGCACAGCTCAAAAAACCTGGGCATGACTTATCATGACCCCTCTACTTCGCAAACGGTGGACCAATCACTGTCCATGCGGCAATTCAACGAGCGGCTCGTCAAGGCGGCATACCCACCCATTGAACCGGCCCAGCCTGCTAGGGCTCATCCAGATCTCCATATGTCTGACGCCCAGTTTGCCAATTCGATGGACGATGTGGATGTGGATGTGGATATGGATATGGATGTGGACATGTATTTCAATGACGATCCTTACGATGACAGGTGGTAA
- the queA gene encoding tRNA preQ1(34) S-adenosylmethionine ribosyltransferase-isomerase QueA, translating to MRVADFIFELPDSLIARHPLAERRSSRLLTLDGPTGALAHRQFTDLLEHVRTGDLMVFNNTRVIPARLFGQKASGGKLEILVERVLDSHRVLAHVRASKSPKPGSSILIDGGGEAEMVARHDTLFELRFAEEVLPLLDRVGHMPLPSYIDRPDEGADRERYQTVYAERAGAVAAPTAGLHFDQPLLDAIAAKGVETAFVTLHVGAGTFQPVRVEQIEDHHMHSEWLEVSQSVVDAVAACRARGGRVIAVGTTSVRSLESAARDGVLKPFSGDTDIFIYPGRPFHVVDALVTNFHLPESTLLMLVSAFAGYPETMAAYAAAVERGYRFFSYGDAMFITRNPAPTAPQESAPEDHA from the coding sequence ATGCGCGTCGCTGACTTTATCTTCGAACTCCCTGATTCCCTGATTGCTCGTCACCCGTTGGCCGAGCGTCGCAGCAGTCGTCTGTTGACCCTCGATGGGCCGACGGGCGCGCTGGCACATCGTCAATTCACCGATTTGCTCGAGCATGTGCGCACGGGCGATTTGATGGTGTTCAACAATACCCGTGTCATCCCCGCACGTTTGTTCGGGCAGAAGGCGTCCGGCGGCAAGCTGGAGATTCTGGTCGAGCGCGTGCTGGACAGCCACCGTGTGCTGGCGCATGTGCGTGCCAGCAAGTCGCCCAAGCCCGGCTCGTCGATTCTGATCGACGGCGGTGGCGAGGCCGAGATGGTGGCACGGCACGATACGCTGTTCGAGCTGCGCTTCGCTGAAGAGGTGCTGCCGCTGCTGGATCGTGTCGGGCACATGCCTTTGCCTTCTTATATAGACCGTCCGGACGAAGGCGCGGACCGCGAGCGCTATCAGACCGTCTACGCCGAGCGCGCCGGTGCTGTGGCCGCACCGACTGCCGGGCTGCATTTCGACCAGCCGTTGCTGGACGCGATTGCCGCCAAGGGCGTCGAAACCGCGTTCGTCACGCTGCACGTCGGCGCGGGCACGTTCCAGCCGGTGCGCGTCGAGCAGATCGAAGATCACCACATGCACAGCGAGTGGCTGGAAGTCAGCCAAAGCGTGGTCGATGCCGTGGCGGCGTGCCGCGCGCGTGGCGGGCGGGTGATTGCGGTCGGCACCACCAGCGTGCGTTCACTGGAGAGTGCCGCGCGCGATGGCGTGTTGAAGCCGTTCAGTGGCGATACCGACATCTTTATCTATCCGGGGCGGCCGTTTCATGTGGTCGATGCCCTGGTGACCAATTTCCATCTGCCTGAATCCACGCTTTTGATGCTGGTTTCGGCGTTCGCCGGTTACCCCGAGACCATGGCTGCCTATGCGGCGGCGGTCGAGCGTGGGTACCGCTTCTTCAGTTACGGTGATGCGATGTTCATCACCCGCAATCCCGCGCCGACGGCCCCACAGGAATCGGCACCAGAGGATCACGCATGA
- a CDS encoding glycine zipper 2TM domain-containing protein, producing MNKSMLVGAVLGAAVVTAGGAVATYSLVKGGPEYADVLAVEPINQQIKTPREVCKDVTVTRQAPVKDQHQIVGSVIGAVAGGLLGNQIGGGNGKKIATVAGAVGGGYAGNKVQEGMQERDTYTTTQNRCTTVNDVSDKVVGYNVKYKLNEKVGQVRMERDPGSQIPVDKNGQLILGQAQ from the coding sequence GTGAACAAGTCTATGCTTGTTGGTGCTGTGTTAGGTGCTGCTGTCGTAACTGCTGGCGGCGCCGTTGCCACCTATAGCTTGGTCAAGGGTGGTCCTGAGTATGCGGATGTGTTGGCGGTCGAGCCAATCAACCAGCAGATCAAAACCCCCCGTGAAGTTTGCAAGGACGTAACCGTTACCCGTCAGGCGCCGGTCAAGGACCAGCATCAGATCGTCGGTAGCGTGATTGGCGCGGTTGCCGGTGGTTTGCTGGGCAACCAGATTGGTGGCGGCAACGGCAAGAAGATCGCTACTGTCGCCGGTGCGGTCGGCGGTGGTTATGCCGGTAACAAGGTGCAGGAAGGCATGCAGGAGCGTGATACCTACACCACGACTCAGAACCGTTGCACAACGGTCAATGACGTCAGCGACAAAGTTGTGGGCTACAACGTCAAGTACAAGCTGAACGAGAAAGTGGGTCAGGTTCGTATGGAGCGTGATCCAGGTAGCCAGATTCCGGTCGACAAGAACGGTCAGCTGATTTTGGGTCAGGCGCAGTAA
- the tgt gene encoding tRNA guanosine(34) transglycosylase Tgt: MSFELLATDGKARRGRLTFPRGVVETPAFMPVGTYGTVKGMLPRDIEATGAQMILGNTFHLWLRPGTEVIKGHGDLHDFMQWKGPILTDSGGFQVFSLGAMRKIKEEGVTFASPVDGAKVFMGPEESMQVQRDLGSDVMMIFDECTPYPADEDVARVSMELSLRWAKRSKVAHGENTAALFGIVQGGMHENLRKRSLEGLDDIGFDGLAIGGLSVGEPKHEMIKVLDYLPGLMPADKPRYLMGVGKPEDLVEGVRRGVDMFDCVMPTRNARNGHLFIDTGVLKIRNAFHRHDNSPLDPSCDCYTCKNFSRAYLHHLDKCGEMLGSMLNTIHNLRHYQLLMTGLREAIQQGTLAAFVDAFYAKRGLPTPPLG, from the coding sequence ATGTCTTTCGAGTTGTTGGCCACCGACGGCAAGGCCCGTCGCGGTCGCCTGACCTTTCCGCGTGGCGTGGTCGAGACCCCGGCGTTCATGCCGGTGGGCACCTACGGCACGGTCAAGGGCATGTTGCCGCGTGATATCGAGGCCACCGGTGCGCAGATGATTCTGGGCAATACCTTTCACTTGTGGCTGCGTCCCGGCACCGAGGTCATCAAGGGCCACGGCGATCTGCACGATTTCATGCAGTGGAAAGGGCCGATTCTGACCGACTCCGGCGGTTTTCAGGTGTTCAGCCTGGGCGCCATGCGCAAGATCAAGGAGGAGGGCGTGACCTTCGCCTCGCCGGTCGATGGCGCCAAGGTGTTCATGGGCCCGGAAGAGTCGATGCAGGTCCAGCGTGACCTGGGCTCTGACGTCATGATGATCTTCGACGAATGCACGCCGTACCCGGCTGATGAAGACGTGGCGCGTGTCTCCATGGAGCTGTCGCTGCGTTGGGCCAAGCGCTCCAAGGTTGCGCACGGCGAAAACACCGCAGCGCTGTTCGGCATCGTTCAGGGTGGCATGCACGAGAACCTGCGCAAGCGTTCGCTCGAAGGCCTGGACGATATCGGTTTTGACGGTCTGGCGATCGGCGGTCTGTCGGTCGGCGAGCCCAAGCACGAAATGATCAAGGTGCTGGATTACCTGCCGGGCCTGATGCCGGCAGACAAACCTCGTTACTTGATGGGTGTAGGCAAGCCGGAAGATCTGGTCGAAGGTGTGCGCCGTGGCGTCGATATGTTCGATTGTGTCATGCCGACCCGCAACGCCCGCAATGGCCACCTGTTCATCGATACCGGTGTGCTGAAAATCCGTAACGCGTTCCATCGCCATGACAATTCGCCGCTGGATCCGAGCTGTGATTGCTACACCTGCAAGAACTTCTCGCGCGCTTATCTGCATCACCTGGACAAGTGCGGAGAAATGCTGGGGAGCATGCTCAATACCATCCACAATTTGCGGCACTACCAGCTGCTGATGACTGGTTTGCGCGAGGCTATTCAACAGGGTACATTGGCCGCCTTCGTCGATGCCTTCTATGCCAAACGCGGCCTTCCAACGCCGCCTCTGGGTTGA
- the cysE gene encoding serine O-acetyltransferase, translating to MFERLREDIQSVFHRDPAARNAFEVLTCYPGMHAIWLHRFAHILWRNGWKWPARVVSNFGRWMTGIEIHPGARIGRRFFIDHGMGIVIGETAEIGNDVTLYQGVTLGGTSWNAGKRHPTLEDGVVVGAGAKVLGPFTVGAGAKIGSNAVVTKAVPAGATAVGIPGRIIVKSDEETEARRKAMAEKLGFDAYGISGDMPDPIARAIGQLLDHLQAVDGRLEGMCDALGKLGSDYCAKELPELRDEVFDCVKEVREGTVD from the coding sequence ATGTTCGAGCGTCTGCGAGAAGACATTCAAAGCGTATTTCATCGCGACCCTGCGGCGCGTAATGCCTTTGAGGTGCTGACCTGCTATCCGGGTATGCACGCCATCTGGCTGCACCGTTTTGCACACATTCTGTGGCGCAATGGCTGGAAATGGCCGGCGCGGGTGGTGTCCAACTTCGGTCGCTGGATGACCGGTATCGAGATTCATCCCGGCGCACGCATCGGTCGCCGCTTTTTCATCGACCATGGCATGGGCATCGTGATCGGTGAAACCGCCGAGATCGGCAATGACGTCACGCTTTATCAGGGCGTGACCCTTGGCGGTACCAGCTGGAACGCCGGCAAGCGCCACCCGACGCTGGAAGATGGTGTGGTGGTCGGCGCAGGTGCCAAAGTCCTCGGTCCGTTCACGGTAGGCGCAGGCGCCAAGATCGGTTCCAATGCGGTGGTGACCAAGGCGGTGCCTGCCGGTGCAACTGCTGTGGGAATCCCCGGGCGGATCATCGTCAAATCGGATGAAGAGACCGAAGCCCGGCGCAAGGCCATGGCGGAAAAGCTCGGTTTCGATGCCTATGGGATCAGTGGCGACATGCCTGACCCGATCGCCCGCGCCATCGGCCAGTTGCTCGATCACTTGCAGGCGGTCGACGGTCGACTGGAAGGCATGTGCGACGCGCTTGGCAAACTTGGCAGCGATTATTGCGCCAAAGAGCTGCCCGAGCTGCGTGATGAAGTCTTTGACTGCGTTAAAGAAGTGCGCGAAGGCACGGTTGATTAA
- the suhB gene encoding inositol-phosphate phosphatase, which translates to MQPMLNIALRAARSASELIFRSIERLDTIKVDEKEAKDYVTEIDRAAEQSIITALRKAYPTHGILGEESGMHEGSGEGTDYLWIIDPLDGTTNFVRGIPHFAVSIACKYRGRLEHAVVLDPVRQEEFTASRGRGAALNGRRLRVSQRKSLEGALLGTGFPFRDNQMDNLENYLGMFRSLVGQTAGIRRAGAASLDLAYVAAGRFDAFWESGLSEWDMAAGALLIQEAGGLVSDFTGGHDFLEKGHIVAGNTKCFKAVLTAIAPHLPASLKR; encoded by the coding sequence ATGCAGCCCATGCTGAATATCGCGCTGCGCGCCGCCCGCAGCGCCAGCGAATTGATTTTCCGCTCCATCGAGCGCTTGGATACCATCAAGGTTGACGAAAAAGAAGCCAAGGATTACGTCACAGAGATCGACCGCGCTGCTGAACAGAGCATCATCACTGCGCTGCGCAAGGCCTACCCGACTCACGGCATCCTCGGCGAAGAAAGCGGCATGCATGAAGGCAGTGGCGAAGGCACAGATTACCTGTGGATCATCGACCCGCTGGACGGCACCACTAACTTCGTTCGCGGCATCCCGCACTTCGCCGTCAGCATTGCCTGCAAATACCGCGGCCGCCTCGAGCACGCCGTTGTTCTGGACCCGGTCCGCCAGGAAGAATTCACCGCCAGCCGTGGTCGTGGTGCAGCCCTTAACGGTCGTCGCCTGCGCGTCAGCCAGCGCAAGAGCCTGGAAGGCGCCCTGCTCGGCACCGGCTTCCCGTTCCGGGACAACCAGATGGACAACCTCGAAAACTACCTGGGCATGTTCCGCAGCCTGGTCGGCCAGACCGCAGGCATTCGTCGCGCAGGCGCTGCCAGCCTCGACCTCGCCTACGTTGCTGCCGGTCGCTTCGATGCGTTCTGGGAGTCGGGCCTGTCCGAATGGGACATGGCTGCGGGCGCGCTGCTGATTCAGGAAGCAGGCGGTCTGGTCAGCGACTTCACCGGCGGTCACGATTTCCTCGAGAAAGGCCATATCGTCGCCGGCAACACCAAATGCTTCAAGGCCGTGCTGACCGCCATTGCGCCACACCTGCCCGCGTCGCTCAAGCGCTAA
- the yajC gene encoding preprotein translocase subunit YajC, producing MSFFISPAFADAAAPAAGPAGSGFEWIFLVGFLVIFYLMIWRPQAKRAKEQKNLLGNLQKGDEVVTSGGIAGKINKVTDDFVVIEVSDTVELKIQKGAIAATLPKGTLKAI from the coding sequence ATGAGCTTTTTCATCTCTCCCGCTTTTGCGGATGCTGCTGCACCGGCTGCCGGTCCTGCGGGCAGTGGTTTCGAGTGGATCTTTCTGGTCGGCTTTCTGGTCATCTTCTACCTGATGATCTGGCGTCCACAGGCCAAGCGCGCGAAAGAGCAGAAAAACCTGCTGGGCAACCTGCAGAAGGGCGACGAAGTGGTCACCAGCGGTGGTATTGCCGGCAAGATCAACAAAGTGACCGACGATTTCGTGGTCATCGAAGTGTCTGACACCGTCGAGCTGAAAATCCAGAAAGGCGCCATCGCGGCCACTCTGCCTAAAGGCACCCTGAAAGCGATCTGA
- the secD gene encoding protein translocase subunit SecD, whose translation MLNKYPLWKYILILAVLVVGFIYSAPNLYPDDSAIQISGAITALQVNQADVDRAAKALTDAGIAVKASSLAENGKGGLLRLSKQEDQLPAKDVVRKALGDDYVVALNLARTTPTWLRNLGASPMKLGLDLSGGVHFLLEVDMDKAIDARLKVYEGEVKSLLRKEKVRYRSLPQLGNVIQLGFTDDAEREQARALVRKTFTDFEITPAELNGIPVLRMALTPAKLAEIREYSIKQNLTTVRNRVNELGVAEPLVQRQGANRIVVELPGVQDTAEAKRILGKTANLEFRLGAGPDDSKGTTEMFEFREGGRPAAAVERGLIITGDQVTDAKASFDEHGRPQVNINLDGRGGELMSRATRSNVGRSMAVIFIEQRPTTTYTRPMVNGVEKDVPVQTFKEEKKIISLATIQSPLGSQFRITGLNGQGESSELALLLRAGGLAAPMYFAEERTIGPSLGADNITKGIDASLWGMLFVSIFIMAIYRFFGLIATVALALNMVMLLALMSLLGATLTLPGIAGIVLTMGMAVDANVLIFSRIREEIANGMTVQRAINEGFDRAYTAILDANLTTLLVGGILFAMGTGPVKGFAVTMSLGIFTSMFTAIMVTRAMVNLIYGGRDFKKLWI comes from the coding sequence ATGCTGAACAAATACCCTCTGTGGAAATACATACTGATCCTGGCTGTGCTGGTGGTCGGTTTTATTTATTCCGCACCTAATCTCTATCCTGATGATTCTGCCATCCAGATCAGCGGCGCAATCACTGCGCTGCAAGTCAATCAGGCAGACGTGGATCGTGCAGCCAAGGCGCTTACCGATGCCGGCATCGCGGTCAAGGCTTCTTCTCTGGCCGAGAATGGCAAGGGCGGTCTGTTGCGTCTGAGCAAGCAGGAAGACCAGTTGCCGGCCAAGGATGTCGTGCGCAAGGCGCTGGGCGATGATTATGTCGTCGCACTGAACCTGGCCCGTACCACGCCGACCTGGCTGCGTAACCTGGGCGCAAGCCCGATGAAGCTCGGTCTCGACCTGTCCGGTGGTGTGCACTTCCTGCTGGAAGTCGACATGGACAAGGCGATCGATGCTCGTCTGAAAGTGTACGAAGGCGAAGTCAAATCCTTGCTGCGCAAGGAAAAGGTCCGCTATCGCAGCCTGCCGCAGCTGGGCAATGTGATTCAGCTGGGTTTTACCGATGACGCCGAGCGCGAGCAGGCTCGTGCGCTGGTTCGCAAGACCTTCACCGACTTCGAAATCACGCCTGCCGAGCTGAACGGTATTCCCGTGCTGCGCATGGCGTTGACCCCGGCCAAACTGGCCGAGATTCGTGAATACTCGATCAAGCAGAACCTGACCACCGTGCGTAACCGGGTCAACGAGCTGGGTGTTGCCGAGCCGCTGGTTCAGCGTCAGGGTGCCAACCGCATCGTGGTCGAGCTGCCGGGTGTGCAGGACACGGCCGAAGCCAAGCGTATTCTGGGCAAGACTGCCAACCTCGAATTCCGTCTGGGCGCAGGCCCGGATGATTCGAAAGGCACCACCGAGATGTTCGAATTCCGCGAAGGCGGTCGTCCGGCAGCGGCGGTGGAGCGTGGTCTGATCATTACCGGCGACCAGGTCACCGACGCCAAGGCCAGTTTCGACGAGCATGGCCGTCCACAGGTGAACATCAATCTTGATGGTCGCGGTGGCGAGCTCATGAGCCGCGCAACCCGCAGCAATGTGGGCCGTAGCATGGCGGTGATCTTCATCGAGCAGCGTCCGACTACCACTTACACCAGGCCGATGGTCAACGGCGTCGAAAAAGACGTGCCGGTGCAGACCTTCAAGGAAGAGAAGAAAATCATCAGCCTGGCGACCATCCAGTCGCCGTTGGGCAGCCAGTTCCGGATTACCGGTCTGAACGGCCAGGGTGAATCTTCCGAGCTGGCGCTGCTATTGCGTGCCGGTGGTCTGGCTGCACCGATGTACTTCGCTGAAGAGCGCACCATCGGTCCGAGCCTGGGGGCCGACAACATCACCAAGGGTATCGACGCTTCCCTGTGGGGCATGCTGTTCGTCTCCATCTTCATCATGGCGATCTACCGTTTCTTCGGCCTGATCGCTACCGTCGCGCTGGCCCTGAACATGGTCATGTTGCTGGCGCTGATGTCCTTGCTGGGTGCAACGCTGACCCTGCCGGGTATCGCCGGTATCGTATTGACCATGGGCATGGCGGTGGATGCCAACGTGCTGATCTTCTCGCGTATTCGTGAGGAGATCGCCAACGGCATGACGGTGCAACGCGCTATCAACGAAGGTTTCGATCGAGCCTACACGGCGATCCTCGACGCCAACCTGACGACACTGCTGGTCGGCGGCATTCTCTTTGCGATGGGCACCGGCCCGGTCAAAGGGTTTGCGGTGACCATGTCGCTCGGGATCTTTACCTCGATGTTCACGGCCATCATGGTGACCCGCGCTATGGTCAACCTGATCTACGGCGGTCGTGACTTCAAGAAGTTGTGGATTTAA
- the secF gene encoding protein translocase subunit SecF, which translates to MLRTINFMGVRNVAFAVTMLLTVLALFSWFHKGLNFGLDFTGGTLIELTYERPADLGKVRQELVAAGYHDAVVQSFGATTDLLVRMPGEDPQLGTQVAEALRKAGADNPAVVKRVEFVGPQVGEELRDQGGIGMLLALGGVLIYLAFRFQWKFAVGAIISLIHDVVVTMGILSFFQITFDLTVLAAVLAIIGYSLNDTIVVFDRVRENFRLLRKASLIENINISTTQTLLRTIATSVSTLLAISALWAFGGDSLEGFSIALFIGVLAGTYSSIYIANVVLIWLNLTTEDLIPPVVVDKADDLP; encoded by the coding sequence ATGTTACGTACCATCAACTTCATGGGCGTTCGCAATGTTGCGTTCGCCGTCACGATGCTCCTTACCGTACTGGCGTTGTTCAGCTGGTTCCATAAAGGGCTCAACTTTGGTCTGGACTTCACCGGCGGTACGCTCATCGAGCTGACCTACGAGCGTCCGGCCGATCTGGGCAAGGTTCGTCAGGAACTGGTTGCAGCGGGCTATCACGATGCCGTTGTGCAGAGCTTCGGCGCAACGACTGATCTGCTGGTGCGCATGCCTGGTGAAGACCCGCAACTGGGTACTCAGGTAGCTGAAGCGCTGCGCAAGGCGGGCGCTGATAACCCGGCAGTGGTCAAGCGTGTCGAGTTCGTAGGCCCGCAAGTGGGTGAAGAGCTGCGCGATCAGGGCGGTATTGGCATGCTGCTGGCGCTGGGCGGTGTGCTGATCTACCTGGCCTTCCGCTTCCAGTGGAAATTCGCGGTCGGTGCAATCATCTCGCTGATTCACGACGTGGTGGTGACGATGGGGATCCTGTCGTTCTTCCAGATCACCTTCGACCTGACAGTGCTGGCGGCGGTACTGGCGATCATCGGTTACTCGTTGAACGACACCATTGTGGTCTTCGACCGGGTACGCGAGAACTTCCGCCTGCTGCGCAAAGCTTCGCTGATCGAAAACATCAACATCTCCACCACGCAGACACTGCTGCGCACCATTGCCACCTCGGTTTCGACCCTGTTGGCGATCTCTGCGCTGTGGGCGTTCGGCGGCGACAGCCTGGAAGGCTTCTCCATCGCGTTGTTCATCGGCGTACTGGCGGGTACCTACTCGTCGATCTACATCGCCAACGTGGTGCTGATCTGGCTGAACCTGACCACCGAGGATCTGATCCCTCCAGTGGTGGTGGACAAGGCTGACGATCTGCCGTAG